In the genome of Kluyveromyces marxianus DMKU3-1042 DNA, complete genome, chromosome 1, one region contains:
- the FCP1 gene encoding protein serine/threonine phosphatase, with protein MSLEAKVKLTEDLPYPITIAQLYVKPGEHVEKGQRLFAYEYWDFQEVLVKDEEKAKKRRVDLVATFDSPVSGVVQSWNCSVKDEYVNANHEIITIKQDCNHDITYGGLCVQCGKTVDDEDNSKNLTISHVNTNIKISEKQAETLEKSSLSRLRSEKKLVLVVDLDQTVIHCGVDPTIGEWMRDPQNPNYKALQDVRSFTLEDEPIIPAMYYGPKPPARKSWYYVKLRPGLKEFFDAISPHFEMHIYTMATRSYALEIAKIIDPTGELFGDRILSRDENGSLTTKSLERLFPMDQSMVVVIDDRGDVWNWFPNLIKVIPYSFFVGIGDINSNFLPRQQNSVLHLGRHHRRKQEEEKLISDIMDNEKKLKEKINEEVKRQEELMSQIGEESRKEAGGSNMNDISKKLEHSASLEVQQQNRPLAELQKHLHNQTLLIDQDDELPHLSKTLLRVHEEYFKEYSKDPQHPPDIKYLLPQIKSKVFSGCHFVFSGLIPLETDVNKADIVLWTNMFGASTTSDINYETTHVITRTSRTFKARLAKSFNPDIKIVHPDWIFECLVQWERVKESPYELLIEDPVDEEKVKEFKEALDKKLLDPSYNDTSFIEEEGLDEEFHLLAGNDDWLDNDDDEMDELLNDEDDDDDEAEEEEEEGEAELESNEDEDNNDDNIEEPSAKRLKLDPSSIQSSSENDPETNSSANHNNNNNNSEDFEGSSSDLDDELEAELLQELGS; from the coding sequence ATGTCACTCGAAGCGAAGGTAAAATTAACTGAGGATCTACCGTACCCTATTACAATTGCGCAGCTCTATGTGAAACCTGGCGAACATGTTGAAAAGGGCCAACGTTTATTTGCTTATGAGTATTGGGACTTTCAGGAAGTGCTTGTGAAGGATGAGGAGAAGGCTAAGAAGCGCCGTGTTGATTTAGTTGCTACATTTGATAGCCCTGTTTCCGGGGTTGTCCAGTCCTGGAATTGTTCTGTGAAAGATGAATATGTGAATGCGAACCACGAAATTATTACCATCAAGCAGGATTGCAACCATGACATTACGTATGGTGGATTGTGTGTGCAATGTGGGAAAACTgtagatgatgaagataacAGTAAGAATTTGACTATTTCCCATGTCAATACCAATATAAAGATCTCTGAGAAACAGGCCGAGACTCTCGAAAAATCTTCCTTAAGTAGGCTAAGAAGTGAGAAGAAGCTAGTTCTTGTGGTGGATTTAGATCAGACTGTGATACACTGTGGTGTTGACCCTACCATTGGAGAGTGGATGAGAGATCCCCAGAACCCGAACTATAAGGCTTTGCAAGATGTACGCAGTTTTACGCTTGAAGATGAGCCTATCATACCGGCGATGTATTACGGACCTAAACCGCCAGCTAGGAAGTCTTGGTATTACGTGAAATTGAGACCTGGATTGAAGGAATTCTTTGACGCTATATCACCACATTTTGAAATGCATATTTATACTATGGCTACAAGGTCTTATGCGCTTGAGATTGCTAAAATAATCGATCCCACAGGAGAATTATTTGGCGATAGAATCTTATCTCGAGATGAAAACGGCTCTTTAACGACAAAATCGTTAGAAAGACTATTCCCAATGGACCAGTCTATGGTAGTTGTCATTGACGATAGAGGTGACGTATGGAATTGGTTTCCAAATTTGATTAAGGTGATTCCATACAGCTTCTTTGTTGGTATTGGTGATATcaattccaattttttGCCAAGACAACAAAACTCGGTGTTACATTTAGGTAGACATCATAGAAggaagcaagaagaagagaaacttATATCGGATATCATGgataatgaaaagaagttgaaggaaaaaatcaatgaagaggttaaaagacaagaagaactaaTGAGTCAAATAGGAGAGGAGTCACGGAAAGAAGCTGGCGGGTCAAATATGAATGACATTTCCAAGAAGCTAGAACATAGCGCATCTTTAGAggtacaacaacaaaatcgACCTTTGGCTGAACTTCAGAAACATCTTCACAACCAAACATTATTAATAGACCAAGATGATGAACTTCCACAtttatcaaaaactttattACGTGTACACGAAGAGTACTTCAAAGAGTACAGCAAAGATCCCCAACATCCTCCTGATATCAAATATCTCCTACctcaaatcaaatcaaaggTGTTCAGTGGATGCCACTTTGTTTTTTCAGGTTTAATTCCTTTGGAAACAGATGTGAACAAGGCAGATATAGTTCTATGGACCAATATGTTCGGTGCATCCACAACATCTGACATTAACTACGAAACTACTCATGTGATAACTAGGACATCAAGAACTTTCAAGGCTCGTCTTGCGAAATCCTTCAACCCGGATATAAAAATCGTTCATCCTGACTGGATATTCGAGTGTTTGGTACAATGGGAAAGAGTAAAGGAATCGCCGTACGAACTACTTATTGAAGATCccgttgatgaagaaaaggtcAAAGAATTTAAGGAAGCTCTGGATAAAAAGCTTCTAGATCCATCCTATAATGATACTTCGTTTATAGAGGAGGAAGgtcttgatgaagaattcCACTTACTTGCCGGAAATGACGATTGGTTGGATaacgacgacgatgaaaTGGATGAGCTCCTtaatgatgaagacgatgatgatgatgaggctgaagaggaggaagaagaaggagagGCTGAATTAGAAAgtaatgaagatgaggataataatgatgacaaCATCGAAGAACCTTCTGCAAAGAGGCTCAAATTAGATCCCTCTAGTATACAGTCTTCATCAGAAAATGACCCAGAAACCAACAGTTCGGctaatcataataataataataataattcagaGGATTTCGAAGGTTCAAGTAGCGATCTAGATGACGAGCTAGAAGcagaacttcttcaagaactaGGAAGCTGA
- the TAF8 gene encoding Taf8p: MTASEDKDVASEAIESKKVQLCKLPNLDEVPHANSMEQLFAQAVLLQFKCLNKDVSISQLAFDDLCYITLLQLDDLLQGLKKITQVQRRTKISKHDLELYFKGVDMDLSALNEQVDISNHIHKTFPKETQKLNENVDKVMSKFMTELEETELLSSKHSEFFVQDVDILNLLSTSKKSNKCFPDWLPELPPDHTYKFTSLYKRPITDERVMKEKLLEEGRRSEKALIKMLNEAGVNEDPLSEQDNIALTDQLNESQLETALIYGLDETKSSKKEELESFKPLPLKNFDVSEYCLKRQSILKRRAERLESKALNRKRNPFIRAAAICSPYGQGSIKSRKSVENQLKTMLKRSYVGLIHSIPKLKEEREKARKEAEEKERQLQEQRRLEKEKKMTEQEVLDLNNLQNDPLIGWDNDDSDDDDDDNIEFDDVKQNTTQNASSTLGSEQHTKQQSEEPATDASELPSSQLNEEQKDAKLNHWPSESAPSLTPTQLADESSQPDVENDTHHEGETPNEKEQSSIPSQVGS, translated from the coding sequence ATGACAGCTTCAGAAGACAAAGATGTTGCGAGCGAAGCTATTGAGAGTAAGAAGGTGCAACTCTGCAAGCTACCGAATCTTGACGAGGTTCCTCACGCCAATTCAATGGAACAATTATTTGCACAAGCCGTACTTTTACAATTTAAATGTCTGAATAAGGATGTGAGCATCTCCCAGCTTGCGTTTGACGATTTATGTTATATTACATTATTGCAACTGGATGATCTTTTGCAaggtttgaagaagatcacGCAGGTGCAGCGGAGGACCAAGATCTCCAAGCATGATTTAGAACTTTATTTCAAGGGTGTTGATATGGATTTATCTGCGCTAAATGAGCAAGTCGATATTTCGAACCATATCCACAAGACGTTCCCAAAGGAAACTCAAAAGTTGAATGAAAACGTGGACAAGGTAATGAGCAAGTTCATGACAGAGTTAGAAGAAACCGAACTCTTGAGCTCTAAGCATTCAGAATTTTTCGTGCAAGATGTGGACATTCTTAATCTATTATCGACTAGTAAGAAATCTAATAAGTGTTTCCCTGACTGGTTACCGGAACTACCGCCCGACCATACTTACAAGTTTACATCTCTATACAAGAGGCCAATTACAGACGAGAGAGTCATGAAGGAAAAactacttgaagaaggacGGCGTTCAGAAAAAGCTTTGATAAAAATGTTAAACGAAGCTGGTGTTAATGAAGACCCGCTGTCGGAGCAAGACAACATCGCTCTTACGGACCAATTGAACGAAAGTCAACTCGAGACTGCGTTGATATACGGGTTGGATGAAACCAAGTCTtcgaagaaggaagaacTAGAGTCATTTAAACCGCTACCACTCAAAAACTTTGACGTGTCCGAATACTGCTTGAAAAGGCAAAGTATACTGAAACGGAGAGCCGAAAGACTCGAATCCAAAGCATTAAATAGAAAACGAAACCCATTCATTcgagcagcagcaatttGCTCACCATATGGACAAGGAAGCATTAAGTCCAGAAAATCAGTCGAAAATCAATTGAAAACCATGTTAAAACGTAGTTATGTGGGGTTGATTCATTCTATACCGAAACTCAAAGAAGAGCGCGAAAAGgcaagaaaagaagcagaagaaaaggagagGCAATTACAAGAACAGAGAAGGttagaaaaggaaaagaaaatgactGAGCAAGAGGTTCTTGATCTAAATAACTTGCAAAATGACCCATTGATTGGCTGGGATAACGATGATAGcgacgacgatgacgacgacaACATTGAATTCGACGACGTAAAGCAAAATACAACTCAAAACGCATCATCAACGCTAGGGTCGGAACAGCATACCAAACAGCAATCTGAAGAGCCAGCAACGGATGCCTCCGAGTTGCCCTCCTCGCAACTGAATGAAGAGCAAAAAGACGCTAAACTCAACCATTGGCCTTCAGAATCTGCTCCATCTTTGACACCAACCCAACTGGCAGATGAATCTTCACAACCCGATGTAGAAAATGACACCCACCATGAAGGTGAGACCCCCAATGAGAAGGAACAGTCAAGCATACCTAGTCAAGTTGGGAGCTGA
- the SCS7 gene encoding fatty acid alpha-hydroxylase, with translation MSSSKVLPLYSKSDLASHAKKDDCWVSLYQRKIYNVTAFLDEHPGGPEYLLEHAGKDITEVMKDSAIHEHSESAYEIMDESYLVGYLATEEEEKKLLTNKDHVVEVNLKGDAEFDSTTFVKELPTEDKLSVATDPTSDYKRHKFLDLNKPLLWQVMFGNLTKDFYLDQVHRPRHYGKGSAPLFGNFLEPISKTAWWVVPTVWLPVVIYHIHKALVNMNQPFAVFLFGLGVFVWTLIEYCLHRFLFHLDARLPDNNAALTLHFLLHGVHHYLPMDKYRLVMPPTLFVVLCTPFYKLVFALLPYYWACAGFAGGLFGYVCYDMTHYFLHHAKLPPYMRKLKKYHLEHHYKNYELGFGVTSWYWDKVFGTYLGPTAPLSKMKYE, from the coding sequence ATGTCATCATCTAAAGTGTTACCGCTTTATTCCAAGAGCGATTTGGCTAGCCATGCCAAGAAGGATGATTGCTGGGTTTCTTTATACCAGAGAAAGATCTATAACGTGACTGCGTTTTTGGACGAGCACCCAGGTGGTCCTGAGTATCTCTTGGAGCACGCTGGTAAGGATATCACCGAAGTGATGAAGGACAGTGCTATCCATGAACACAGCGAGTCTGCTTACGAGATCATGGACGAATCTTACTTGGTTGGATATTTGGCTAccgaggaagaagaaaagaaactTTTGACCAACAAAGATCATGTTGTCGAAGTGAATTTGAAGGGCGATGCTGAGTTCGACTCTACCACTTTTGTGAAGGAACTGCCAACCGAAGATAAGCTAAGTGTCGCCACCGATCCTACCAGTGATTATAAGAGACACAAGTTTTTGGACTTGAACAAGCCATTGTTATGGCAGGTCATGTTCGGCAACTTGACGAAAGACTTCTACTTGGATCAAGTTCATAGACCAAGACATTATGGTAAGGGATCTGCTCCATTGTTCGGGAACTTTTTGGAACCAATTTCAAAGACTGCATGGTGGGTTGTGCCAACGGTTTGGCTCCCTGTGGTGATTTACCACATCCACAAGGCATTAGTCAACATGAACCAACCTTTCGCcgtgtttttgtttggtcTAGGTGTGTTTGTGTGGACTCTAATTGAATACTGTTTGCATAGATTCTTGTTCCATTTGGATGCACGTCTTCCAGATAACAATGCCGCTCTAACGCTGCATTTCTTATTGCATGGTGTCCACCACTATTTGCCAATGGACAAGTACAGATTGGTTATGCCTCCAACActatttgttgttttgtgtACTCCCTTCTACAAATTGGTGTTTGCGCTCTTGCCATACTACTGGGCTTGTGCTGGTTTCGCCGGTGGTTTATTCGGCTACGTGTGTTACGACATGACCCATTACTTCTTGCATCACGCAAAACTACCACCTTACATGCGTaagttgaagaaatacCATTTGGAACATCACTACAAGAACTACGAATTAGGCTTCGGTGTCACTTCTTGGTACTGGGATAAGGTTTTCGGAACTTACCTAGGTCCAACTGCCCCACTATCTAAGATGAAGTACGAATGA